The Candidatus Binatia bacterium nucleotide sequence TTTCCGCCGCCGCCCAGATCATGAACTTCGCGGCCCTGAGCCAGGGCGAGGTTTCCGCGATGGTCCCTCTCTTCAACACGACGCCGCTTTTCGCGGTGCTTTTCAGCGCGATTTTTCTGCGCGACGTCGAGAAGGTCACGTTCAAAGTCGTGCTCGGCGCGATCTTGATGGTCGCGGGCGTGGTTATTATCGCCGCACGGTAAGCTGGAACTGGAGGAGGCCCGACCAGGCGTTTTTCCGGGGAAAAGGCTAGACCCTGAAAAAAATATCTGATAGACAAAAAGCACATTTTCACCAGTAATCCAATTTTTACAGGAGGCGAGTGATGGACATCACGACTTCAACTCTGCAGCTCAACACCCCGGATGGAAAGATGGAAACGTACGAGGCGAGGCCCAAAGACGGCGCTGCGCGTCCGGCCGTCATCGTCCTGATGGAGGCCTTCGGGCTCAACGGCCATATCAAAAACGTCACCGAGCGGGTCGCGCAAGAAGGCTACGTCGCGATCGCGCCCGACCTTTATCACCGCGAGCCTGAGCGATTAGTACCTTACTCCGAACTGCAGAAGGCGGTCGGCATCATGAATCGGCTGCAAGACCCCAAAATGATGGACGACGTGGGCGCGGTGATCGCGC carries:
- a CDS encoding EamA family transporter, which translates into the protein SAAAQIMNFAALSQGEVSAMVPLFNTTPLFAVLFSAIFLRDVEKVTFKVVLGAILMVAGVVIIAAR